Below is a window of Halolamina sp. CBA1230 DNA.
GACGAGTCAAGCAGTAACTGCCCCCTCCCACCACCTTCTCCACCAACCGCACCGCCAACGGCTCCTCGACGCGAATCTGGCAGGAGGGACGCGGATACTCAAAGTACGCCGTTCTGCCTCAATCGCCACACCACACTCCAGCCGCCCCAGTCGGCGTGGTTCGAGACGTGCACACTACGAGCGCCGAACACCGACGCCCAACCACCCGAGCCGTGCGTGTATCGTGGAAGCTTTACCCGCTCCGCCGCTCCGTATCCAGTAATGCAGGGCGAGGACACCGCGACCGGCCGACGCACGTTCCTCTCGGCGGTCGGCGGCGCGGCGGCGGCGGCGATGGCCGGCTGTACCGGCGGCGACGGCACGCCCACCGAGAGCGGCGTGCCGTCCGGCACCGCGACCGAGGCGTCGACGCCCGAGGGCGGCCCCCAGTCCGGCGGCACGCTCCGGGTCGGCTTCGAGTCCGAACTCACCGGGCTCGACCCCCACCAGACCGAGAGTGTCGTCTCGTGGGTCGTCGTGTTCAACGTCTGCGAGACGCTGATCACGTTCGAGGACGGCGCGCCCGCGAGCCGGCTCGCGACCGACTGGGAGATCGGCGACGACGGCCGCACGTACACGTTCACGCTGACCGAGGACGCCCGGTTCCACCCGCCGGTCGACCGCGGGATGACCGCCGAGGACGTCGTCTACTCCTTCGAGCGGATGAACCAGGACACCGCGATGGGCTCCGATCTCGCCGCCCTCGAGAGCGTCGAGGCGACCGGCGAGTACGAGGTGACGTTCACCCTCTCGGAGACGTTCGCCCCGTTCTTCAACTTCCTCGGGCGCGTCCCGTGGGTGGTCGTCCCCGAGGAGGCCGTCGAGGCACAGGGCGGCGAACTCGGCGACTTCCAGGAGCCCGTGGGGACTGGCCCGTTCCGGTTCGAGGAGCACCAGCCCGGCGACCAGCTCACGCTCGCGGCGTTCGAGGAGTACCGCGAGGACGACACCCCGCTGCTGGACGGGATCGAGATCACGCCCATCCCCGACGCCGACTCCCGCGTCGCCGCGCTGCGGGGCGACGACGTGGACATGGTCCGGGGCGTCTCCGGCAGCGACGCGGGGACGCTCCGCGAGGACCCAGAGACGAAGCTGTCCCGCCAGCGCGGCACCGAGTGGGGACAGGTCCACATCAACTGCAGCGAACCCCCGTGGGACGAGCCCGCGGTCCGCCGCGCGGTCGCCCACGCGATCGACCGCGAGTCGATCGTTCAGGCCGCCGTCTCGGGGTACGGGCAGGCGGCGTGGCAGCCCTACGCCGAGGACAGCATCTGGCACTACGACCTCGGCGACAGCCGGCGCACCCACGACCCCGAGCGCGCCCGCGAGATCCTCGACGAGGCGGGCAACCCACTCGACGGCGAGACGCTAACGATCAAAACCAACTCACGGTACCAGCTGATGGAGACCACCGCCGACCTGCTGGTCGCCCAGCTCGCGGAGGCCGGCGTCGACGCCGAGACCGAGACGCTGGAGTGGGCGACCCAGCTCTCGGACTTCGTCGGCGGGAACTTCGGCGCGATGGCCTTTTCGGTGCCGTTCAAGATCGACCCTGATCGACACTACTTCGGCTTCGTCCACCCCGAGGGGACGCAGTTCAACCACTACGGCGAGGACCAGCCCGACGCCGAACGGATGTACGAACTGCTCGAACGCGGCCGCAGCGAGACCGACGAGGACGCCCGCGTCGAGGCGTACACCGAGTTCGAGAAGCTGGTGAACAAGAACTGCCCGTGGATCTCGGTCGCGCGCGCGGACGGCATCTCCGGCCTGCGCTCGAACGTCTACGGGATCCAGCCGTGGCTGCTGCCGTACACACGCTACTGGACGATGTGGAAGGGGGAGTGAGCGTCGAGGGCGATGGTCTCACGGCTGCAGGCGTTCCTGGTCCGGCGGCTGCTCTGGGCGCTGCCGGTGCTCGCGCTGGTGTCGGTCACGATCTTCGGGCTGATCAGGCTCGTCCCCGGCGATCCGGCGATCGTGATGCTCGGCGCCGACGCTCCGCCCGAGCAGCTAGCTGCTGTCAGGGCCGAACTCGGGCTGAACGACCCCCTACCCGTACAGTACGTCGACTACGTCACCGACGCCGTGCAGGGTGACCTCGGACGCTCCTACGTCAACGACCGCGCGGTCAGCGCCGCTATCGCCGACCGCCTGCCGACGACGCTGTTTCTCACGCTCGCGGGCTTTCTGGTCTCGCTGACCATCGCGATCCCTGCGGGCCTGCTGAGCGCGACCAACCGCGGCGAGTGGCTCGACGGCGTCGGCCTCGGCTTCGGCCTGCTGGGCGTTTCGATCCCGAACTTCTGGCTGGGGATCCTGCTCCTACTCCTGTTCGGCGTCAACCTCGACTGGCTCCCCGTCGCGGGCTACACCTCGCCGCTGAAGGATCCGATCGCGGGGATCCGCTACCTGATCCTGCCCGGAATCACCCTCGGCACCGCGATGGCCGCCGTCGTCACCCGGATGCTTCGCTCGGAGCTCCTCGAGGAACTGCGCCGGGAGTACCTCGACGCCGTCCGGATGAAGGGGACCAGCGAACTCCGGGTGCTGGCCCACGCGACGAAGAACGCGTTCATCCCGGTCGTGACGGTGATCGGGATGCAGTTCGGCTACCTGCTCGGCGGCTCGATCGTGATCGAGCAGGTGTTCTCCATCCCCGGGATGGGCCGCCTGTTGATCGACGCGATCGGGAGCCGGGACTACATCATGCTCCAGGGCGTGGTGCTCGTCTACACCACGTTCTTCGTCGCCGTCAACATCGTTGTCGACGGCGCGTACTTCTACCTGAACCCGAAGCTGCGGGGTGAAGAATGAGCGAGCGTGACGCCGCTACCGACGCCGCAAGCGAGAACACCCCCGACCGCCCCGACTCCCCGCTCGTCCGCCGCGCCCGGACGTTCGCCGCGCGGTTCCGCCGGAACAGCCTCGCGATGGGCGGGCTGATCGTCACGGTCGGCTTCCTGCTGATCGCGCTGCTGGCGCCCGTGATCGCGCCGTACGATCCCGCGGCCGTCGACGTGCCCGCGCGGCTGCAGGGGCCGAGCCTCGCCCATCCCTTCGGCACCGACCGCTACGGCCGGGACCTGTTCTCCCGCGTGCTGTACGGCGCCCGGATCGCGCTGCAGGTCGCGGTCGCCACGCCGCTGCTCGCGGCGACGGTCGGCGTCCCAATCGGCCTGACCGCGGGCTACGTCGGCGGCCGCGTCGACGACGCGCTGATGCGCCTGATGGACAGCATCTTCGCGTTCCCGGCGATCCTGCTCGGCCTGACGCTCGTGGCGGTGTTCGGCCAATCGCTGACCAACATCGTCGCCGCGCTGGGGATCGTCTACATCCCGCAGTTCGCCCGCGTCACCCGCGGCAGCGCGGTCTCCGTCGTCGAGGAGGAGCACGTCCGCGTCGCGCGCTCGCTGGGCGCCTCCCACGTCCGGATCGTGCTCGTCCACGTCCTGCCGTTCTGCCTCTCGGCGATCCTCGTGCAGGCGACAGTGACGGCCGCGCTGGCGATCGTCCTCGAATCGTCGCTCTCCTTCCTCGGCGTCGGCGTCCCCTCGCCCCGGCCCTCGTGGGGGTCGATCCTCCGGGTCGGGAAGGGGTACGTCGACAGCGGCGAGTGGTGGTACAGCGTGTTCCCGGGCGTGGCGATCGTGATCGCCGTCCTCGGGTTCAATCTGCTCGGGGACGGCCTGCGCGACGTGCTCGACCCCCGAACCGACCCCAACAGGTGACTCACGATGGCTGACTCCCACTCCACGACCGACGAACGCACCGCCCCCGCGAGCGACGAGCCACTCCTCCGCGTCGAGGACCTCCGCACCAGCTTCGGCCGTCGCGACCCGCTCGTCGCCGTCGACGGGATCAGCTACGAGCTCGGGGCCGGCGAGACCCTGGGGATCGTCGGCGAGTCCGGCGCCGGGAAATCCGTCTCGGTGCGCTCGCTCGTGGGACTGATCGACGAGGGCGAGGTCGAGGGATCGGTCGAGTGGCGCGGCGAGGAACTGGTCGGCGCCCCGCAGCGGAAACTCCGGTCAGTCCGGGGATCGGGGATCGGGATGGTGTTCCAGAACGCCGAGGCGGCGTTCGACCCCACCGAGACCGTCGGCGCCCAGATCGTCGAGGCGGTCCGGGCCAGCCGCGATCTCTCGAAGCAGGAAGCCCGCGCCGAGGCAGTCGAGCTGCTCGAGGAGGTGGGGATCGGCGACCCCGAGGGGCGGTTCCGGGACTACCCACACGAGTACTCCGGCGGGATGGCCCAGCGCGCGGTGATCGCGATGGCGCTGGCGGGCGAGCCGGACCTGCTGATCGCCGACGAGCCGACGACGGGGCTGGACGTCAGCGTCCAGGCCGGCATCGTCGACCTGTTCCGCGAACTCGTCGCCGAGCGGGAGATGTCGCTGCTGCTGATCAGCCACGATCTGGGGATCGTCTCCCAACTCTGTGAGCGGATCATGGTGATGTACGCCGGCCGGATCGTCGAGCGCGGCAGCCGGAAGGCGCTGCTCGGCTCCCCCCGCCACCCCTACACGCAGGCGTTCCTCCGGAGCGTCCCCGACGTCGACGAGCGCCGCGACCTCGAACCGATCGGCGGCTCGCCGCCCAGCCTCGACGACCCACCCGAGGGCTGTCGGTTCCATCCGCGCTGCCCCGCCGCTGAAACGGGGCTCTGCGACGGCGAGGCGCCGCCGACGGTGCGGTTCGCCGACGAGGAGGCGGACGCCGGCGGGCGCGACGCCGACCGCCACGAGGCGACCTGCTACGCCTACACCGACGCCCACCCCGGCGGCGAGGCGTACGACCGCTCGGCGGTCGAGTCGATCGACTGGGACGACGGAACGGAGGGCGAGCGATGACCGACCCCCTGCTCTCGGTCCGTGACCTGAAGCGCCACTACCCGGTTCGCTCGGGCATCCTCAAGCGACAGACCGGCGCAGTCCGGGCGGTCGACGGCGTGAGCTTCGATCTCCAGCGCGGGGAGACGTTGGCGGTCGTCGGCGAGTCGGGCTGCGGGAAGTCGACGCTCGCGGAGACGGTGATCGGGCTGGACGAACCCACTGCTGGTGAGGTGACCTTCGACGGAGAACCGATCGCCGGCACGCAGTCAGGCGGCGGGTGGAAAACCATCTCGGGCGGCGCCGACAAGGCGTTCCGCCGCCGGGTCCAGATGGTGTTCCAGGACCCGTTCTCGACGCTGAACGAGCGGATGACCGTCGGCCGCATCGTCGCCGAACCGCTGGTGATCCACGGCGAGCGCGAGGACGACCGTACGGGGTACGTCCGGGAGCTCCTCGAGACGGTGGGGCTCGACCCGGAGCACCACTACGACGCGTTCCCCCACGAACTCTCGGGCGGGCAGCGCCAGCGCGTGGGTATCGCTCGGGCGCTCGCGCTCGACCCCGACCTGCTCGTGCTCGACGAGCCAGTCTCCGCACTGGACGTGAGCGTCCGCGCGGGCATCCTGGAACTGCTCCGGGACCTGCAGGCGGAACGCGGGCTGACGTACCTGCTGATCAGCCACGACGTGAGCGTCGTCCGGCAGGTGGCCGACCGCGTCGCGGTGATGTATCTCGGCGAGTTCGTCGAACTCGGCCGGCTCGGCGACGTGCTCGACGAGCCGGCCCACCCCTACACCGAGGCGCTGCTGTCGAGCGTCCCACGGGTCCGCGCCGAACCGGAACCGGACGAACGGATCCACCTCCCCGGCTCGCCGCCGGACCCCGCGGACCCGCCCGAGGGCTGTCGGTTCCACCCGCGCTGTCACCTGCGCGAGCGGCTCGGCGACGACGACGCCGCGCGGTGTGTGGCCGAAGATCCGGAACTCACAGAACGCGAAGACGGCGGGGAGCCCCGGCGCGGGGCGGACGACGGTCGGACGGTCGCGTGTCACTTCCGGCCGGAGTAGCGACGGCCGGCAGTTGTGAACCGTTCGCGAGGCACGCTCGGATTGCCTTCGCACAGTCATCCACCCGACGATGAGCGAGCACGCCGACCCCGAATCGTTCTACCACGAGTACGACGTCGCCGAGCGGGACCGCATCGCCGAACTCCGGGCCGATCCCGCACGGATCTCTCGGTCCACGTGCTGGCGGTCGGGCACGCGCCGGACGGGTAGCTCGGTCGCCGAGCGACGCCACGATCTTCCCATCGCCGACGATGCGGCTGCTGTCGGGTCAGTACGAACACCGTACCCGCCGACAACGTCCCCCTGCCCGGCGGCCGGCCGAGCCGAACCACCCGTTCGGTCGAGGGGTGTCCACTCGTAACTAATCCCGTCGGGGGGGAGGTCAGCAGCAACCGATCGGGGCCGACGGTCGACGGCGACCCCACCCCGTTCGGACACCAACAATGACCGACGACAACCCAATCAAACTGTCTCGACGGAAGGTACTCGGCGGTGTCGGAGCGATCGGGCTCGCGAGCGCGGGCGCCGGACTCGGCACGACTGCCTACTTCAACGACACCGAATCGTTCGCCGGGAACAGCCTCGAAGCGGGCGAACTCGACCTGTTCGTCCACGTCGACTACACCGAAGACCAGGGCGACTACGCCCAGTGGAGCACGCCGCCGGGCACGTTCATCGACGGTGATGTCGTCGGTGGCGGCGACGGCGAGCCCCTCAGCATCGAAGTGACCGACCTCAAGCCCGGCGACTCCGGGGAAGGGGAGTTCTGTTTCTCGATCGTCGACAACCCCGCCTACCTCTGGATCTGTGGCGGGCTGACCGAGAACGCCCAGAACGAAACGACCGAGCCCGAGGAAGACGCGCTCGAGGAGCTGTACGGCTCCACACCTGCCGACGGCCAGCTGGCCGACGCGATGACGGTCACGCTCTCGTACTGCACCACCGAGCTGGACGAGGAAACCGAGGAGGAGACCACGGTGATCGGCGACGAGGTCGTCTCGGGCTCGCTCGCGGAGGTCATGGCGATGCTCGCCGCCGGCGTTCCGCTCGCGGGCGACGGCGACGGCGAGGCGCCCCTCGCGGACCGCCCCGTCTTCGAGGGCGTCGACGATCAGACCGACACCGCCGAAACGTGCCTCTGCTTCGAGTGGTCGGTCCCCACCGACGTCGGCAACGAGATCCAGACAGACTCCGTGGCGTTCGATCTGGAGTTCTACGCCGAACAGGCCCGCCACAACGACGGCACGACCAACCCCTGCATCGACGCCTCCTACAGCGCCGACTACGTCAACCCCGACGGGATCGCCCAGCCGATCCCCGAGGGCGCGGCCCGGGTCGACGTGACCTACGGCGACGAGAACGTCGTCTACGGCGTCACGTTCGACGAACCCGACGGCAGCCAGCACAGCCTAGCCGACCCGAACTTCGCGAACGCGAACTTCTCGCTCCCGTTCGACGTCGAGGACGACGGCGCCTACGACTTCCAGGTGGCCTGGAATGCCGAGGGGAACGACGCGTTCCGGTACTCCGGCGTGGAGAGCGGCCCCAACTGGGAGAAGGACACCTCGGCCGGCTGGTCCGCGCTCCCCTCGGGGTTCACCGCCGTCAAGTCGGGGTCGCAGGCGTTCATCAGCGTCCCACGTTCCCAGCTCGAGACCGGTGGGGCCGCCTACGGCTTCGGATTCAACGCAAGCGCCGGCGGCGAGCAGCCCTCGGTGTCGATCCCCAGCGGCGGTCCGTACTCCTCGAACGCGAACTGGACGTCGAGCGAGAACAGCCAGGAGGAGACCGTCCAGTAGGCCGGACCGTGGTTCACCCACCGACGGTTCCCCCTCGCCCGGACTCGCGACAGCCTGAGGCGGCGGCATGAAGCCGTGCCGGCGGTTGGCCGGCCGTATCGCGCCGTCTCTCGCTGCTGGTCGCGGCGTCCAGAAACGAACGGTACTCCTCGCGCTCGCGGCGTTGTTCCTCCTGCTGCTCGTCGTCGGGTGGCTCGTACGACTCTGACCCCGCCCGACGGTCGTCAGTCCTCGCCGAGGTACGCCGCGATCTCCTCGTCGTCGATCGCGTCCAGCACCGCGGTCGTGTCCAGGTGGCCGGCGAGCCGACGGTGCCCCTCGTGGCGCAGTTCCTCGATCTCCTCGGGCGAGCGTTCGGTGGCGAACGCGCGGTCGATGTAGCGCTCCCGGAGCCGTTCGATCGCCTCGTCGTCGAGGTCGCTGTCCTCCATCTCGTTGTCGAACCACGTCTCCCAGCGCTCGCGCTCGGCCCAGTCGCCGCTGAACTCGCTTTCGGGCCGGAGCCAGTCGTAGACGGGCGCGACCTCGCCCGCCAGCCCCTCGGCCTCCCGGCGGTCCTGCAGCAGCGTCCGGGCGACGTGGGCGCCGTGGCCGGCGGCGGTGATCGCTTGTGCGTTCCGGTGCTCGGTCGGGGCGGCGACGTACAGCCCCTCGATCGGCGTGCTGCCGTCGCTGTCGGGGAACGACCGGTCGAGCAGTTCGTGCTCCTCGCCGTGGTGCTCCTCGGTCTCGAACATCCCGCCGTCGGTGTCGAGCGGTTGCAGGTACGAGGCGTCGTACCACGCGGCGGCGACGACGTAGCGTGCCGTCAGTTCCTCGCCCTCGGCCGTCTCGACGCGGAACGCCTCGCCGTCGCGCTCGACGGACTCCACGAGATCCGGGACCCGTGTCGCGCCGACGGCGTCGATGTGGTCGTGAAACAGGTCAGTCAGCGTCTCGGGATCGATCCCCCCAGGGAACCCGGGGTAGTTCTCGACGAACGCTGCGCGGGCCAGCGCCGCGTTCCCGCGGTCGTAGACGACGGTGTCGAGCCCGTACCGCGCGGTGAACACGGCGGCCGCGCTCCCGCTCGGGCCGCCGCCGACAATCACGACGTCGCGGTCGGGCTCACTCATCGAACTCTCCGGTGACGATGTCGGCGACGCGCTGACGGTCGAACAGCTCCTCGCCGCCGAACTCCTCGGGGTAGAGCCCCCGGGCGGCGTTCTCGAGCTGGAACAGGTGGATGATCGGACCCTGATACGTCAGGCCGCCGTAGATCACGCGGTCGTTCTTCACCGCCGTGAGTTCGCTGGCCACGTCGTCCTCCTCGAGCGGTTTGCGGATGTTCTCGTCGAAGTACTCCTCGGAGATCTCGCCCTGGAGGCGGATCGCGAGCGCGTCGGGGTCGATCTCCAGCAGGCGCTCGAAGTCGATCGTGCCGCCGCCGGCCTGCGCGTCGGTGACGCCGTTCCGGGCGAGCGCGTCGCCGACGCCCAGATCCCGCCACTGCTTGGCCTGGGTCCCCTCGCCGATCAGGTACGGGTAGAACGACTCCGGCGGGATGCCCGCCGGGTACAGCAGCGCGATATCGGGACGCTCCTCGGGGAGTCGCTCCTCGACGTCGGCGAGCACCTCGTCGTGCAGCGCCGCGAACGCCTCGTAGCGCTCCCGTTCCTGGAAGATCTCGGCGACTTTCTCGAACGCCTCGTACATCGTGTGGTACTCGTAGTCGTGCCAGCCGTAGGCCCGTGAGAACGTCGTGTTGCCCGCGAACGGGGCGACGTTCTCGCCGATCTCGGTCACGTCGTCCCGGTTCCAGCCGAGCCGGTTGACCATGAAGTTCGGGTCGATCACGTGGACGTCGGCGCCGACCTCGTAGAAGATCTCCTTGTCCGTCCCGTTGTCGTACAGCGCTGTCAGTTCGTCCTCGTCGACGGCGACGCCGGGCAGGTCGTCGTAGTAGTGGGTGCCGTAGCGGGCTTTGAGTCCGATCCCCTCCAGCCCGTCGGCCTGCCCGAGCGCGACGCCCATGTCGGCGTAGTCGCCCGTGTACGGCAGCCAGTCCTCGGGCACCTCGTCGAACGTGACCTCACCGACGGGCGCCATCGTCACCGAGTGCCCCTCGTCGGGCGTCGCCGTCGCGGTTCCGGTCTCGCTCGGCGTCTCCGTCGAGGAGCCGCCGATACAGCCTGCGAGCAGCCCCGCGCCGACGGTGGCGCCCGCCCCCAGCAGTTCGCGTCGCGTCGGTCCGAACTCGTCCATACGCTTTTTGGCCGCCCTAAACGAATTTAGTCGTTGCGGTCTTTCGGCCGGCCTAATCCTCTCGAACACGGGCCGTTATTACCTAAAGGAATATATCTGAGTAACAATTATTAAGCTACTGCATGCACTACCGACCTCCATGACCGAACGAGTCGCGACCACGCTGGGGCTGTACCCGCTCCCGGACTGGGCGAAAGACGAGCTCTCGGACCTGAAAGGACACCAGAAGGGTGACCTCGTCGACGGCAGCGAGGGCCCCGAGATCCGCGAGGCGTACGGGCGCGTCCGCGAGGAGTTGATCGACGACCAGCGCGACGCCGGCCTCGACCGGATCGTCGAGGGGCAGGGCCGCTGGGACGACTTCCTCGCCCACCCGCTCGCGGTCCACGACAGCGTGGAGACCGGCGGCATCGTTCGCTACTACGACAACAACAACTTCTACCGCGACCCGCAGGTCGTCGACGAACTCACCCACGACAGCGATGTGGCCGCGGAGTTGGACGCCGCGACGGGGCTCCTGCACGACGACGAACCGCTCCAGGCCGTCCTCCCCGGCCCGTACACGCTCGCGGAGCTCGCGACTGACGAGTACTACGGCGACGAGGCGGAGTTCCTCGCCGCCATCGCGGAGTTCCTCGCCGGCGAGGCCGAGGCGCTGCCCGCCCACGAGACGCTGTTCCTGCTCGACCCGTCGCTGGTGACCGACCCGCCTGAAGACGACGAGAACGAGCGCGTCAGCGACGCCGTCGACACCGTCGCGAGCGCCACGGACGCCGACGTCGTGCTCCAGAGCTACTGGGGCGCCCACGAGGAGAGGACCTACGCCCACCTGATGGACGCCGACGTGGACGCGTTCGGCTTCGACTTCGTCGCCGGCGACCGCGACGCCCACCTGTACAACGTCACGGAGTTCGGCACGAAATCGGACGTCTCGCTCGGCCTCGTGGACGGGCAGAACACCGCCGTCGAGAGCGCCGACACCGTCGCCGAGCGGATCGAGTGGGTTCAGGACCAGATCCCGAGCCAGACGTTCGACACCGTCTACGCGACGCCGAACACCGAACTCGCCTACCTCCCGACCTCGACGCACCGCGAGAAGCTCTCGGTGCTGGCTGAGGCGGCCGAGATCGTGCCGGAGACGGAGGTGAGCGCCTGATGGCCCGCGACGCCGACAACCGCGAGCAGTTCCGCCCCGACGACCACGAGCACGACCACTTCCTGCTGACCAGCGTCGTCGGCTCCTACCCCAAGCCGACGTGGCTCAACCGCGCCGACGACCTCGTCGACGACCCCGAGTCCTCCTTCGACGAGGACGACCTCGAAGAAGCCCACGACGACGCCTGCCGGCTCATCACCGAGGAGCACGAGCGCAGCGGGCTGGATACGGTCGTCGACGGCGAGATGCGCCGCAACGAGATGGTGGAGTTCTTCGCCGAGCGCATCGACGGGTACGAGTTCAACGGCCCCGTGAAGGTGTGGGGGCACAACTACTTCGACAAACCGAGCGTCGTCGAGGCGGTCGAGTACGACGAGCCGTGGCTGGTCGACGAGTTCGAGTTCACCGACGCGGTGGCCGAGCGCCCCGTCAAGGTCCCGATCACGGGGCCGTACACGCTCGCCAACTGGGCGTTCGACGAGCACTACGGCGACAGCGAGGCGCTCGCCTACGACCTCGCCGATCTCGTAAACGAGGAGATCGAGAAGCTCGTAGATGCGGGCGCCCGCTACATCCAGATCGACGAGCCGGCGCTGGCGACGACGCCCGACGACCACGCCATCGTCGGCGGCTGTCTCGAACGCATCGTCGACGGCGTGCCCGACGAGGTCCGCGTGGGCGTCCACGTCTGCTACGGCGACTACTCGCGGATCTACCCCGAGCTCAACGAGTTCCCGGTCGACGAGGTCGACCTCGAACTCTGCAACGGCGACTACGAGCAGATCGAGACGTTCGCCGACGGCGAGTTCGCGCCTGACCTCGCGCTGGGCGTCGTCGACGCCCACACCGCCGATGTCGAGAGCGTCGAGGAGATCGAGGCGAACATCCGACAGGGGCTGAAGGTGGTCCCGCCGGAGGAGCTCACGATCTCGCCGGACTGCGGGCTGAAGCTCCTCCCCCGCGAGGCCGCCTACCAGAAGACCGAGAACCTCGTGACGGCCGCCCGGAACGTGGAGGCCGACCTCGACGCCGGGGAGATCGACGTGCCGGTTCGGTCCGCCGCGACCGCAGACGACTGATCCGCCCGGCACGCGGTCAGCCGGGCGGGGCGACTGATCTCGCCGGCGAAGTGAGCCGGCGAGGACGACTGATCGTCACGGTGCCGGTCTGCCGCGACGGACGACTGACCGTCGCGGTGCCGGTCTGCCGCGCCGGACGACTGATCGTCGCGGCGCCGGTCTGCCGCGACGGACGACTGACGCCGACGCCCTCTGCGTTTCGGGCCAAACAAATTTACCTGTGATCCGTCAACGAGTGAAACGACTATGCCAGCGATGAGCACGCTCGACTGGCTCGGAGTCGTCGGACCGTACGCGATCTTCTTCGTGATGTTGATCGTGTACTACGTCTGGGAGGGGCGCCGTGAACGCGCGCTTCGGGAACAGTACGAGGAGGGGGAGCATGCTTAGCGGCCTCCCCCTCCAGGGCGGCGGTATCGCGGGCGGGGCAGGGGTCTGGGTGCTCGGCACGTTCGCGCTCTACCTCGTCGTACTCGTCGGGATCGGGCTGTGGGCCTCCCGCTTCATGGACTCCGTCGGCGACTACGTCATCGGCGGACGGGAGATCGGGCCGGTGGTGACCGGCTTCTCCGAGCGCGCCTCCGAGATGAGCGGCTGGCTCACGCTCGGCGTGCCCGCGGACGCCTACGGCACGGGGATCATGGCGTTCCTCAACGGGCTGGGGATGGTCCCGGCCGACCTGTTCGCGTGGGCCGGCATCGCCAAACGCCTGCGGAAGTACACCGAACTCGTCCGGTCGGTGACGCTGCCGACGTTCTTCGAGACACGGCTGGGCGACGACACCGGTTCGGTGAAAGCCGTCTCGGCGATCGTCCTGATGCTGTTCGAGGGCGGCTACGTCGGCGCCCAGATCGTCGCCGCCGGCACGCTGCTCCAGGTGCTGACCGGGATCCAGCCCTGGGTCGGTATCATCGTCGGCGGGATCATCGTGATCGGCTACACGTTCCTCGGCGGCTACTTCGCGGTCGCGTGGTCGGACTACTTCCAGGGGGCGATCATCCTGATCGCGTTCATCATCCTACCCGTGCTCGCGTTCGCGGAGATGGGGCTGCCGTTCGAGGCGGTCGCGGCCACGG
It encodes the following:
- a CDS encoding ABC transporter substrate-binding protein, whose product is MQGEDTATGRRTFLSAVGGAAAAAMAGCTGGDGTPTESGVPSGTATEASTPEGGPQSGGTLRVGFESELTGLDPHQTESVVSWVVVFNVCETLITFEDGAPASRLATDWEIGDDGRTYTFTLTEDARFHPPVDRGMTAEDVVYSFERMNQDTAMGSDLAALESVEATGEYEVTFTLSETFAPFFNFLGRVPWVVVPEEAVEAQGGELGDFQEPVGTGPFRFEEHQPGDQLTLAAFEEYREDDTPLLDGIEITPIPDADSRVAALRGDDVDMVRGVSGSDAGTLREDPETKLSRQRGTEWGQVHINCSEPPWDEPAVRRAVAHAIDRESIVQAAVSGYGQAAWQPYAEDSIWHYDLGDSRRTHDPERAREILDEAGNPLDGETLTIKTNSRYQLMETTADLLVAQLAEAGVDAETETLEWATQLSDFVGGNFGAMAFSVPFKIDPDRHYFGFVHPEGTQFNHYGEDQPDAERMYELLERGRSETDEDARVEAYTEFEKLVNKNCPWISVARADGISGLRSNVYGIQPWLLPYTRYWTMWKGE
- a CDS encoding ABC transporter permease, which translates into the protein MVSRLQAFLVRRLLWALPVLALVSVTIFGLIRLVPGDPAIVMLGADAPPEQLAAVRAELGLNDPLPVQYVDYVTDAVQGDLGRSYVNDRAVSAAIADRLPTTLFLTLAGFLVSLTIAIPAGLLSATNRGEWLDGVGLGFGLLGVSIPNFWLGILLLLLFGVNLDWLPVAGYTSPLKDPIAGIRYLILPGITLGTAMAAVVTRMLRSELLEELRREYLDAVRMKGTSELRVLAHATKNAFIPVVTVIGMQFGYLLGGSIVIEQVFSIPGMGRLLIDAIGSRDYIMLQGVVLVYTTFFVAVNIVVDGAYFYLNPKLRGEE
- a CDS encoding ABC transporter permease → MSERDAATDAASENTPDRPDSPLVRRARTFAARFRRNSLAMGGLIVTVGFLLIALLAPVIAPYDPAAVDVPARLQGPSLAHPFGTDRYGRDLFSRVLYGARIALQVAVATPLLAATVGVPIGLTAGYVGGRVDDALMRLMDSIFAFPAILLGLTLVAVFGQSLTNIVAALGIVYIPQFARVTRGSAVSVVEEEHVRVARSLGASHVRIVLVHVLPFCLSAILVQATVTAALAIVLESSLSFLGVGVPSPRPSWGSILRVGKGYVDSGEWWYSVFPGVAIVIAVLGFNLLGDGLRDVLDPRTDPNR
- a CDS encoding ABC transporter ATP-binding protein gives rise to the protein MADSHSTTDERTAPASDEPLLRVEDLRTSFGRRDPLVAVDGISYELGAGETLGIVGESGAGKSVSVRSLVGLIDEGEVEGSVEWRGEELVGAPQRKLRSVRGSGIGMVFQNAEAAFDPTETVGAQIVEAVRASRDLSKQEARAEAVELLEEVGIGDPEGRFRDYPHEYSGGMAQRAVIAMALAGEPDLLIADEPTTGLDVSVQAGIVDLFRELVAEREMSLLLISHDLGIVSQLCERIMVMYAGRIVERGSRKALLGSPRHPYTQAFLRSVPDVDERRDLEPIGGSPPSLDDPPEGCRFHPRCPAAETGLCDGEAPPTVRFADEEADAGGRDADRHEATCYAYTDAHPGGEAYDRSAVESIDWDDGTEGER
- a CDS encoding ABC transporter ATP-binding protein, encoding MTDPLLSVRDLKRHYPVRSGILKRQTGAVRAVDGVSFDLQRGETLAVVGESGCGKSTLAETVIGLDEPTAGEVTFDGEPIAGTQSGGGWKTISGGADKAFRRRVQMVFQDPFSTLNERMTVGRIVAEPLVIHGEREDDRTGYVRELLETVGLDPEHHYDAFPHELSGGQRQRVGIARALALDPDLLVLDEPVSALDVSVRAGILELLRDLQAERGLTYLLISHDVSVVRQVADRVAVMYLGEFVELGRLGDVLDEPAHPYTEALLSSVPRVRAEPEPDERIHLPGSPPDPADPPEGCRFHPRCHLRERLGDDDAARCVAEDPELTEREDGGEPRRGADDGRTVACHFRPE
- a CDS encoding SipW-dependent-type signal peptide-containing protein, which encodes MTDDNPIKLSRRKVLGGVGAIGLASAGAGLGTTAYFNDTESFAGNSLEAGELDLFVHVDYTEDQGDYAQWSTPPGTFIDGDVVGGGDGEPLSIEVTDLKPGDSGEGEFCFSIVDNPAYLWICGGLTENAQNETTEPEEDALEELYGSTPADGQLADAMTVTLSYCTTELDEETEEETTVIGDEVVSGSLAEVMAMLAAGVPLAGDGDGEAPLADRPVFEGVDDQTDTAETCLCFEWSVPTDVGNEIQTDSVAFDLEFYAEQARHNDGTTNPCIDASYSADYVNPDGIAQPIPEGAARVDVTYGDENVVYGVTFDEPDGSQHSLADPNFANANFSLPFDVEDDGAYDFQVAWNAEGNDAFRYSGVESGPNWEKDTSAGWSALPSGFTAVKSGSQAFISVPRSQLETGGAAYGFGFNASAGGEQPSVSIPSGGPYSSNANWTSSENSQEETVQ